The following coding sequences are from one Capsicum annuum cultivar UCD-10X-F1 chromosome 3, UCD10Xv1.1, whole genome shotgun sequence window:
- the LOC107864572 gene encoding uncharacterized protein LOC107864572 yields the protein MLPKEPSFCIYNKVDGVDELKENQDLLRSVTIGDLIPDIGRSSSSDFSFGKKVMGLIEEDDDNEEVEKENEKKRVFCDVNELGFEESEVVVISGFGVDGNGVNGVEALDFDGNGDVEEYYKRIVKDDPFNPLFLRNYAQLLQSKGDLSGAEHHYFQATLADPKDGDTLSKYAILVWELHQDKDKASDYFERAVHAAPENSNVLAAYASFLWDTNDDDSEDDTNMQSDKNKIEESTVSRDLDYEENNTPVSSPLHLAAGLGIGDNIVGGGSPVGYTADISDMDVNAEEYYMRMINENPHNPVLLRNYAKFLSQSKGDLQGAEEYYSRAILADPTDGETISHYAILTWQLHSDKYKASSYFKRAVQASPEDSDVLAAYARFLWQTEEDEHEEDEMLDDHNGAPLLQGLVVANV from the exons atgtTGCCCAAAGAACCAtcattttgtatatataataaggTGGATGGGGTTGATGAATTAAAGGAAAATCAAGATTTGTTGAGGTCTGTTACAATAGGGGATCTTATACCAGATATAGGAAGAAGTAGTAGTAGTGATTTTAGTTTTGGGAAAAAGGTTATGGGGTTGATTGaggaagatgatgataatgaagaagttgaaaaagaaaatgagaaaaaaagggTTTTTTGCGATGTTAATGAGCTGGGGTTTGAAGAGAGTGAAGTAGTAGTAATTAGTGGATTTGGGGTTGATGGAAATGGTGTGAATGGTGTTGAGGCTTTAGATTTTGATGGAAATGGAGATGTTGAGGAATATTATAAGAGGATTGTTAAAGATGATCCCTTTAATCCTTTGTTTTTGAGGAATTATGCTCAACTCTTACAG TCAAAGGGAGATCTTTCTGGAGCTGAACACCATTATTTTCAAGCTACACTAGCAGATCCAAAAGATGGAGACACCTTGTCAAAGTACGCTATATTAGTATGGGAGCTGCACCAAGATAAAGATAAAGCATCGGATTACTTTGAACGTGCAGTTCATGCTGCTCCTGAAAACAG CAATGTTCTTGCCGCATATGCTAGTTTTCTTTGGGATACCAATGACGACGATAGTGAGGATGATACGAACATGCAAAGTGATAAGAATAAG ATTGAGGAATCTACTGTATCGCGGGACCTGGATTATGAAGAAAATAACACACCTGTTAGCTCTCCGTTACATCTTGCAGCAGGACTTGGAATTGGGGATAATATAGTTGGTGGCGGCTCTCCTGTTGGTTATACTGCagatatatctgatatggacgtaaATGCTGAGGAGTACTACATGAGAATGATCAACGAAAATCCTCATAATCCCGTGCTATTAAGAAACTACGCTAAGTTTCTTAGTCAG TCCAAGGGAGACCTACAAGGCGCTGAAGAATATTATTCGCGTGCAATACTAGCGGATCCTACTGACGGAGAAACTATATCACACTATGCTATTTTGACTTGGCAACTTCATAGCGACAAATATAAAGCCTCATCCTACTTTAAGAGGGCAGTTCAAGCTTCTCCAGAAGACAG CGACGTGCTTGCTGCATATGCTAGATTTCTCTGGCAAACAGAGGAAGATGAACATGAAGAAGATGAAATGTTAGATGATCACAATGGAGCACCACTTCTGCAAGGACTTGTGGTTGCAAATGTCTAA
- the LOC107864571 gene encoding nuclear transport factor 2: MATPFHLPVTAAQVGTYFVGQYYQMLQTQPDFVHQFYSDASTVLRIDSSTRETASGMLQIHALVMSLHYSGIEIKTLHSLESWNGGVLVMVSGSVNVKGISRSRKFVQTFFLAPQEKGFFVLNDIFHYVEEEQILQQPLTYLAQTNLESKLNASNALQEQVPNYMLGGEIHAREFADAPKIEDNGPVNNYSFPEERLQHVPEAEKILEDNFAAQSNGSYQSTINAVQDHLASPIEEPVAEPQKHTYASILQVAKAPSAQGGPAQSSFNKPAPPPSEWQHVPEPPALPSVPSTNTIERHITEATEEASAVEDEVEVKSVYVKNVPTTMAAYEIEEEFKKFGKLRHDAVAIRTRKDIDVCYAFVEFEDVTGVQNAIEAATVQIGGHQLYIEGRRPNRNNLIRGRGRGRGRVSYSMDGRGRYGGRGFGRGGQDGPDRDYGRSRGNGYYRQSSRPERAYSSNQQSSRNEHYSWE, from the exons ATGGCGACGCCTTTTCATTTGCCAGTCACTGCTGCTCAG GTGGGAACATACTTCGTGGGCCAGTATTATCAGATGTTACAGACCCAACCGGATTTTGTTCATCAGTTCTACAGTGATGCTAGTACCGTGCTTCGAATTGATTCCAGCACCAGGGAGACTGCTTCAGGAATGCTG CAAATTCATGCCCTTGTCATGTCGCTCCATTACAGCGGGATAGAGATCAAAACACTTCATTCCTTGGAATCATGGAATGGTGGTGTCCTTGTGATGGTTTCAGGTTCTGTCAACGTGAAAGGTATCAGCAGGAGTAGGAAGTTCGTACAAACATTTTTCCTGGCACCCCAGGAAAAAGGCTTCTTTGTCCTCAATGATATCTTTCACTATGTTGAAGAGGAGCAAATTCTTCAGCAACCATTGACCTATCTAGCACAGACTAACCTTGAGTCCAAGCTGAATGCTTCCAATGCACTTCAAGAGCAAG TGCCCAACTACATGCTTGGTGGAGAAATCCACGCAAGGGAGTTTGCTGATGCTCCTAAAATTGAAGATAACGGGCCAGTCAATAACTATAGTTTTCCAGAGGAACGTCTTCAGCACGTTCCCGAAGCTGAGAAGATCCTTGAAGATAATTTTGCAGCTCAGTCAAATGGCTCATATCAGAGCACAATTAATGCAGTACAAGACCATTTAGCCAGTCCTATTGAGGAACCTGTTGCAGAGCCCCAAAAGCACACTTATGCTTCTATT TTGCAAGTTGCTAAAGCGCCTTCTGCACAAGGAGGACCAGCTCAGTCTTCTTTCAACAAACCTGCACCGCCTCCTTCAGAATGGCAACATGTGCCAGAGCCTCCTGCTCTGCCATCAGTTCCATCGACTAATACTATTGAGAGGCATATAACAGAGGCAACAGAAGAGGCTTCTGCTGTGGAAGATGAAG TTGAAGTTAAGTCTGTATATGTCAAAAATGTGCCTACTACCATGGCTGCTTACGAAATTGAGGAGGAATTCAAAAAGTTCGGTAAACTAAGGCATGATGCTGTTGCCATTAGAACGCGAAAG GACATTGATGTATGCTATGCATTTGTAGAATTTGAAGATGTAACTGGTGTTCAGAATGCAATTGAG GCTGCTACTGTTCAGATTGGTGGACACCAGTTGTACATTGAAGGGAGGAGACCAAACAGAAACAACTTAATTCGAGGAA GAGGAAGGGGTAGAGGCAGGGTTAGCTACTCCATGGACGGAAGGGGGCGCTATGGTGGCCGTGGTTTTGGGAGAGGTGGTCAAGATGGACCTGACCGTGACTATGGCAGATCGAGGGGAAATGGTTACTATAGACAATCTTCTCGGCCAGAAAGAGCTTACTCTAGCAATCAGCAGAGCTCGAGAAATGAGCATTACTCGTGGGAATAA
- the LOC107864573 gene encoding 28 kDa ribonucleoprotein, chloroplastic: MAATAATAVTSLHCITRSKLLNWPSSDHLLKISSSTRTPPTTPNVALISSSSSWWSSEVTSIYKKWRVVPRLAAAVAQEEVEAAAVNEEEEEGGEGSIESSNEGEGVNTKLYFGNLPYLCDSAQLAGIVQDYASPELVEVLYDRDTGKSRGFAFVTMSSLEDCKTVIENLDGREYGGRTLRVNFSDKPKPKEPLYPETDHKLFVGNLAWSVTSDSLAQAFREYGTVVGARVLYDGETGRSRGYGFVSFETREEMENALNNLNGVELDGRALRVSLAQGKKQ; this comes from the exons ATGGCAGCCACAGCTGCCACAGCAGTTACAAGTCTTCATTGTATCACACGTTCAAAGTTGTTAAACTGGCCTAGTTCTGATCATTTGcttaaaatatcatcatcaactagaacaccaccaacaacaccaaatgTAGCGTtaatttcatcatcttcgtcATGGTGGTCAAGTGAAGTTACTTCGATTTACAAGAAGTGGAGGGTGGTGCCAAGGCTGGCAGCTGCAGTGGCACAAGAGGAAGTTGAGGCGGCCGCGGTGAATGAGGAGGAGGAAGAGGGAGGAGAGGGTTCTATTGAGAGTAGTAATGAAGGTGAAGGTGTAAATACTAAGCTTTATTTTGGGAATTTGCCATATCTTTGTGATAGTGCACAACTTGCTGGGATTGTTCAAGATTATGCTAGTCCTGAGCTTGTTGAG GTTCTGTATGATAGAGACACAGGTAAAAGCAGAGGATTTGCATTTGTGACAATGAGTTCTCTTGAAGATTGCAAGACAGTCATCGAAAATCTAGACGGAAGA GAGTATGGTGGCAGAACCTTAAGGGTGAATTTCTCAGACAAGCCTAAACCGAAAGAACCTCTTTACCCGGAAACTGACCACAAACTCTTCGTTGGTAACTTGGCGTGGTCAGTAACGTCTGATAGTTTGGCACAAGCATTTCGAGAATATGGAACTGTTGTTGGAGCTAGGGTACTGTATGATGGTGAGACCGGGAGGTCTCGCGGCTATGGTTTCGTAAGCTTTGAGACTAGAGAAGAAATGGAGAATGCTCTTAACAATCTCAATGGAGTG GAATTGGATGGAAGGGCATTGCGTGTTAGCTTAGCACAAGGGAAGAAACAATAA